A genomic window from Mesorhizobium sp. 131-2-1 includes:
- the clpS gene encoding ATP-dependent Clp protease adapter ClpS codes for MPETVTKPRTRTKPQTERPKLYKVILINDDFTPREFVVTVLKAVFKLSEDQAQRVMITAHRRGVCVVAVFTKDVAETKATRATDPGKAKGYPLLFTTEPEE; via the coding sequence ATGCCAGAAACCGTCACCAAGCCACGCACCAGGACGAAGCCGCAGACCGAGCGGCCAAAGCTCTACAAGGTCATCCTGATCAACGATGATTTCACGCCGCGCGAATTCGTGGTGACGGTGCTCAAGGCCGTGTTCAAGCTGAGCGAGGATCAGGCGCAACGGGTGATGATCACCGCGCACCGGCGCGGCGTCTGCGTCGTCGCCGTCTTCACCAAGGATGTCGCGGAAACCAAGGCGACGCGGGCCACCGATCCCGGCAAGGCAAAGGGCTATCCGTTGCTGTTTACCACGGAGCCGGAGGAGTAG
- a CDS encoding ATP-binding protein, producing MRRFLPQTLPVWVLLIVIAGLLISQVATLYIVSRDRAAANDVVDLYRLNDRAFSLVQLMHDATPEERKATASGLFNATYALTVSDTPAVTSSIAGDDELAELEDILVGRLSKFGITDARVRRDPATQEADAPGGMVPNKDVGQVERDLLVLAADFAQSDKLTASLRFADGQWLNFTEPITPVGPILSFDSLPLYSLIAGLVVAMSIWSLRRLTAPYRMMETAVKRIGNDLKSPPIAETGSREIRAAAKAINAMQSRLRDYVEDREHLAAALAHDLRTPLTRMRLRLELLRKSPAREALAHDLADIESIASSVIDFAKFEVTEEKAERIDFWSLVEAIADGFEEVSFDHDDTRPRGMICIARPVALKRCVTNLVQNAVTYGKKAHLSLQRSEHTVTLFIRDEGPGIPQAQLDAVFGSFVRIEQSRNRQTGGLGLGLTIARNIARAAGGEISLSNHPEGGLLTELRLPLAA from the coding sequence ATGAGACGCTTCCTGCCGCAGACTTTGCCTGTCTGGGTGCTGCTCATCGTCATCGCCGGCCTGCTGATCAGCCAGGTCGCGACGCTCTACATCGTCTCGCGCGACCGCGCCGCCGCCAACGACGTGGTCGATCTCTACCGGCTGAACGACCGCGCCTTCTCGCTGGTGCAGCTGATGCATGACGCCACCCCCGAGGAACGCAAGGCGACCGCGTCCGGCCTGTTCAACGCCACCTATGCGCTCACCGTTTCGGATACGCCCGCCGTCACCTCCTCGATCGCCGGCGATGACGAGCTCGCTGAGCTGGAGGACATCCTTGTCGGCCGCCTGTCGAAGTTCGGCATCACCGACGCGCGCGTAAGGCGCGATCCGGCAACGCAGGAAGCCGACGCTCCCGGCGGCATGGTTCCCAACAAGGACGTCGGCCAGGTCGAGCGCGACCTTCTGGTGCTGGCGGCGGATTTCGCCCAGAGCGACAAGCTGACGGCGTCGCTGCGCTTCGCCGACGGCCAATGGCTGAATTTCACCGAACCGATCACCCCGGTGGGGCCGATCCTCAGCTTCGACAGCCTTCCGCTCTATTCGCTGATTGCCGGGCTGGTTGTCGCGATGTCGATCTGGTCGCTGCGCCGGCTGACCGCGCCCTACCGGATGATGGAAACCGCGGTGAAGCGGATCGGCAACGACCTGAAGAGCCCGCCGATCGCCGAGACCGGCAGCCGCGAGATCCGCGCCGCCGCCAAGGCGATCAACGCCATGCAGAGCAGGCTGCGCGACTATGTCGAGGACCGCGAGCATCTTGCGGCGGCCCTGGCGCACGATCTGCGCACGCCGCTGACCAGGATGCGGCTGCGCCTCGAATTGCTGCGCAAGTCGCCGGCGCGCGAAGCGCTCGCCCACGACCTTGCCGACATCGAGAGCATCGCAAGCTCCGTCATCGACTTCGCCAAGTTCGAAGTGACCGAGGAGAAGGCCGAGCGCATCGATTTCTGGTCGCTGGTGGAAGCGATCGCCGACGGCTTCGAGGAGGTCTCGTTCGATCATGACGACACGCGGCCGCGCGGCATGATCTGCATTGCCCGTCCGGTGGCGCTGAAGCGCTGCGTCACCAATCTCGTCCAGAACGCCGTGACCTATGGCAAGAAGGCGCATCTCAGCCTGCAGCGGTCAGAGCACACGGTCACGCTCTTCATCCGCGACGAGGGCCCGGGCATCCCGCAGGCCCAGCTCGACGCGGTGTTCGGCTCGTTTGTCCGCATCGAGCAGTCGCGCAACCGCCAGACCGGCGGGCTTGGCCTCGGCCTGACCATTGCCCGTAACATCGCCCGCGCCGCCGGTGGCGAAATCAGCCTTTCCAACCATCCCGAAGGCGGCCTGCTGACGGAGCTGCGCTTGCCGCTGGCAGCTTGA
- a CDS encoding DUF4159 domain-containing protein: protein MSWLPLSFGAPMVLWGLLALPVIWWLLRLTPPKPQMEVFPPLKILARVLTREETPQQSPWWLTLLRLLMAALVVAALAEPVFNPREKLPAEGSALALVVDNDWASAADWGKRVATAERLIADAGSNGVPVIIAFTAEKPNAEIGPFDAATALDRLRAAKPRPIPTDRPAVYARVAASLESHPGASVAVLADGLAAQGDEAAFNTLLSRNATRLVWATSDRISLTGLTGADNQVDGFALTAIRAPGDPAPAQVTAGAFDDKGRRIADATLTFSPGESTAIGTMAVPFELRNDFASIALDGEHQAGAVRVLDESSKRRRVGLLSQSEADQAQPLLSPLYYIRRALQPFADLVEPSSVDLADAIPQLLAQKPAMIVMADVGTIPEQVRPKLVDWVDKGGTLVRFAGSRLAAAGNDDDLLPVRLRTGERALGGALSWTTPQPVTEFPKNGPFADLAPPAEVTVTRQVLAEPTPDIVERTWATLADGTPLVTGLKKGKGTLVLFHVTPEATWSNLPISGSFVEMLRRIVQLSRNQGAAVANAEAAATSLAPYRMIAADGTLVPPTPDARPLVPGPGPLPVTIENPPGLYGSETGVFAHNLLDTASTFAPLARPNVSLPVTTIQYAFDESRNLKGALVAAALVLMVLDTLAVFWMGGLLSRRPRRAAATTAAALLIGLGALAGHADRARADDARPGDTQAIEDISKTRIAYVLTGEPGVDSISRAGLEGLTRFLIEKTALEPGAPAGVDIAKDELSFYPLIYWPIDPAAPMPSEASIARIDAYMQQGGTVLFDTRDQFANGIGANSTSPATERLRDILGNLNVPPLEPVPSDHVLTKSFFILPEFPGRFNGSPLWVEASLDASNAENRPVRVGDGVSPILITANDFAGAWAVDENGDPLLPTVPADPMQRIYALRAGVNIMMYMLTGNYKSDQVHVPVLLERLGQ from the coding sequence ATGAGCTGGCTGCCGCTTTCCTTCGGCGCGCCCATGGTGCTCTGGGGCCTGCTGGCGCTGCCGGTGATCTGGTGGCTGTTGCGGCTCACCCCGCCCAAGCCGCAGATGGAAGTGTTCCCGCCACTGAAGATCCTCGCCCGCGTCCTGACGCGCGAGGAGACGCCGCAGCAGAGTCCATGGTGGCTGACGCTGCTGAGGTTGCTGATGGCTGCCCTTGTCGTCGCGGCGCTTGCCGAACCGGTTTTCAACCCGCGCGAAAAGCTGCCCGCCGAGGGTTCGGCCCTGGCGCTGGTCGTCGACAATGACTGGGCAAGTGCCGCCGACTGGGGCAAGCGCGTCGCCACCGCCGAACGGCTGATTGCCGACGCCGGCTCGAACGGCGTGCCGGTCATCATCGCCTTCACCGCCGAGAAGCCCAATGCCGAAATCGGCCCCTTCGATGCCGCCACGGCGCTCGACCGGCTCCGCGCGGCCAAACCGCGGCCGATCCCGACCGACCGCCCCGCCGTCTATGCCCGCGTCGCGGCAAGCCTGGAGAGCCATCCCGGCGCCAGTGTCGCCGTGCTCGCCGACGGGCTCGCCGCACAAGGCGACGAAGCCGCCTTCAACACGCTTTTGTCGAGGAACGCCACACGCCTGGTCTGGGCCACCTCCGACCGGATTTCGCTGACCGGCCTGACCGGCGCCGACAACCAGGTCGACGGTTTCGCGCTGACCGCCATCCGCGCGCCGGGCGATCCGGCGCCCGCGCAGGTCACCGCCGGCGCCTTCGACGACAAGGGCCGCCGCATCGCCGATGCGACGCTGACCTTCTCGCCGGGCGAGTCCACGGCCATCGGCACCATGGCCGTGCCGTTCGAACTGCGCAACGACTTCGCCTCGATCGCGCTCGATGGCGAGCATCAGGCCGGCGCCGTGCGCGTGCTCGACGAAAGCTCCAAGCGCCGCCGCGTCGGACTGTTGTCGCAGTCCGAGGCCGACCAGGCGCAGCCGCTCCTGTCGCCGCTCTACTACATCCGTCGTGCGCTGCAGCCCTTCGCCGACCTGGTCGAGCCGTCGAGCGTCGACCTTGCCGACGCCATCCCGCAATTGCTTGCCCAGAAGCCGGCGATGATCGTCATGGCCGATGTCGGCACCATCCCCGAGCAGGTCCGGCCAAAGCTGGTCGACTGGGTCGACAAGGGCGGCACGCTGGTGCGTTTCGCCGGCTCGCGGCTGGCCGCCGCCGGCAATGACGACGACTTGCTACCGGTCAGGCTGCGCACCGGCGAACGCGCGCTGGGTGGCGCGCTGTCTTGGACGACGCCACAGCCGGTCACCGAATTCCCGAAGAACGGCCCCTTCGCCGATCTTGCGCCGCCGGCCGAGGTGACTGTCACCCGGCAGGTTCTGGCCGAACCGACGCCCGACATCGTTGAGCGTACCTGGGCGACACTGGCCGACGGCACGCCGCTGGTGACCGGGCTGAAGAAGGGCAAGGGCACGCTGGTGCTGTTCCACGTCACGCCCGAGGCGACCTGGTCGAACCTGCCGATCTCCGGCAGTTTCGTCGAGATGCTGAGGCGCATCGTGCAACTGTCGCGCAACCAGGGCGCCGCGGTCGCCAATGCCGAAGCCGCCGCCACCTCGCTCGCGCCCTATCGCATGATCGCCGCCGACGGCACGCTGGTGCCGCCGACGCCGGACGCACGTCCGCTGGTGCCGGGCCCCGGTCCGCTGCCGGTGACGATCGAAAACCCGCCGGGCCTCTACGGCTCCGAGACTGGTGTGTTCGCCCACAATCTGCTCGATACTGCCAGCACCTTTGCACCGCTGGCCAGGCCCAACGTCTCGCTGCCGGTGACCACCATCCAGTACGCCTTCGACGAATCGCGCAATCTGAAGGGGGCCCTCGTCGCCGCGGCACTGGTGCTTATGGTGCTCGATACGCTGGCGGTGTTCTGGATGGGCGGCTTGCTGTCGCGCCGGCCGCGTCGCGCCGCCGCGACAACGGCGGCTGCCTTGCTTATCGGGCTAGGTGCGCTGGCCGGCCATGCCGATCGCGCCCGCGCCGACGACGCCAGGCCCGGCGACACGCAGGCGATCGAGGACATCTCGAAAACCCGCATCGCTTATGTGCTGACCGGCGAGCCTGGCGTCGATTCGATCAGCCGCGCAGGGCTGGAGGGCCTGACCCGCTTCCTGATCGAGAAGACCGCGCTGGAACCAGGCGCGCCGGCCGGCGTGGACATCGCCAAGGACGAATTGTCCTTCTACCCGCTGATCTACTGGCCGATCGACCCCGCCGCCCCGATGCCGAGCGAAGCGTCGATCGCCCGCATCGACGCCTACATGCAGCAGGGCGGCACGGTGCTGTTCGACACCCGCGACCAGTTCGCCAACGGCATCGGCGCGAATTCGACCAGCCCGGCGACGGAGCGGCTGCGCGACATCCTCGGCAATCTCAACGTGCCGCCGCTGGAGCCAGTGCCGTCGGACCATGTGCTGACCAAATCCTTCTTCATCCTTCCGGAGTTCCCCGGGCGGTTCAACGGCAGCCCGCTCTGGGTCGAGGCCTCGCTCGACGCCAGCAACGCCGAGAACCGTCCGGTGCGCGTCGGCGACGGCGTTTCGCCGATCCTGATCACCGCCAATGACTTCGCTGGCGCCTGGGCGGTCGACGAGAACGGCGACCCCTTGCTGCCGACCGTGCCGGCGGACCCGATGCAGCGGATCTATGCGCTGCGCGCCGGCGTCAACATCATGATGTACATGCTGACCGGCAACTACAAATCCGACCAGGTGCATGTGCCTGTCCTGCTCGAACGGCTGGGGCAGTAA
- a CDS encoding YciI family protein, translated as MFYAILAYHVEQTVQSWTPEEDAALMDDLLEINARLTREGKLGPAARLGATADAVTLRGPGDGMVIDGPFAETKEQLLGLYVLDCADRDEAIATARDLKRVNPTAVYEIRPVMLYLPGASLPGGAG; from the coding sequence ATGTTCTATGCCATCCTCGCCTACCACGTCGAACAAACCGTCCAGTCCTGGACACCCGAAGAGGATGCGGCGCTGATGGACGATCTGCTCGAGATCAACGCCAGGCTGACCCGCGAGGGCAAGCTTGGGCCGGCGGCAAGGCTGGGAGCGACTGCCGACGCCGTCACGCTGCGCGGTCCAGGTGACGGCATGGTGATCGACGGTCCCTTTGCCGAGACGAAGGAGCAATTGCTGGGGCTTTATGTCCTCGATTGCGCCGACCGGGACGAGGCGATTGCCACGGCGCGCGACCTGAAGCGTGTCAATCCCACCGCCGTCTACGAGATCCGGCCGGTCATGCTTTATCTGCCTGGCGCGTCGCTTCCCGGCGGCGCGGGATGA
- a CDS encoding response regulator has product MKSDAHILIVDDDKGIRDLLQEFFQKRGLRTTVAADGTEMEAILRRSQVDLIVLDVMLPGKSGLELCRELRANYTTPIIMLTAVTETTDRVVGLEMGADDYVPKPFDPRELLARIRAVLRRNGSAEPRRPAAKQVYHFAGWTMDCSRRRLTAPGDVRVELTMAEFNLLQTFVKSAQRVLTRDQLIELSGGDTGYSFDRSVDILVSRLRRKMEDDPKTPKLILTVRSGGYQFLPETTTE; this is encoded by the coding sequence GTGAAATCCGACGCACACATACTGATCGTCGACGACGACAAGGGCATACGCGACCTGCTTCAGGAGTTCTTCCAGAAGCGCGGGCTGCGCACCACGGTCGCCGCCGACGGCACCGAGATGGAGGCGATCCTGCGCCGCTCGCAGGTCGACCTCATCGTGCTTGACGTAATGCTGCCGGGAAAGAGCGGGCTGGAGCTCTGCCGCGAGCTCCGCGCCAACTACACGACGCCGATAATCATGCTGACGGCGGTCACCGAGACGACCGACCGGGTCGTTGGGCTGGAGATGGGCGCCGACGACTATGTGCCGAAGCCGTTCGATCCGCGCGAGCTGCTCGCCCGCATCCGCGCGGTGCTGAGGCGCAACGGTTCCGCCGAGCCGCGCCGGCCGGCCGCCAAGCAGGTCTATCATTTCGCCGGCTGGACGATGGACTGCTCGCGCCGCCGGCTGACGGCGCCCGGCGACGTCAGGGTCGAACTGACCATGGCCGAATTCAACCTCCTGCAGACCTTCGTCAAGAGCGCCCAGCGTGTGCTGACCCGCGACCAGCTGATCGAGCTGTCGGGCGGCGACACCGGCTACAGCTTCGACCGCAGCGTCGACATTCTGGTCAGCAGGCTGCGGCGCAAGATGGAAGACGACCCCAAGACGCCCAAACTGATCCTCACCGTGCGCAGCGGCGGCTACCAGTTCCTGCCCGAGACGACCACCGAATGA